A section of the Phacochoerus africanus isolate WHEZ1 chromosome 4, ROS_Pafr_v1, whole genome shotgun sequence genome encodes:
- the CORO1B gene encoding coronin-1B, producing the protein MFRKVVRQSKFRHVFGQPVKNDQCYEDIRVSRVTWDSTFCAVNPKFLAVIVEASGGGAFLVLPLSKTGRIDKAYPTVCGHTGPVLDIDWCPHNDEVIASGSEDCTVMVWQIPEHGLTSPLTEPVVVLEGHTKRVGIITWHPTARNVLLSAGCDNVVLIWNVGTAEELYRLDSLHPDLIYNISWNRNGSLFCSACKDKSVRIIDPRRGTLVAEREKAHEGARPMRAIFLADGKVFTTGFSRMSERQLALWDPENFGEPMALQELDSSNGALLPFYDPDTNVVYVCGKGDSSIRYFEITDESPYIHFLNTFTSKEPQRGMGSMPKRGLEVSKCEIARFYKLHERKCEPIVMTVPRKSDLFQDDLYPDTAGPEAALEAEEWVSGRDANPILISLREAYVPSKQRDLKVNRRNVLSDSRPASAPGSTRPAASTSAASTNIAAPSGGGLSGAGEARKLEEVMQELRALRALVKEQGERIGRLEEQLGRMENGDA; encoded by the exons ATGTTCCGCAAAGTGGTTCGGCAGAGCAAATTCCGACATGTGTTCGGGCAGCCTGTCAAGAACGACCAGTGCTATGAGGACATTCGCGTGTCCCGCGTCACCTGGGACAGCACCTTCTGCGCCGTCAACCCCAAGTTCCTGGCAGTGATTGTGGAGGCCAGCGGCGGGGGCGCTTTCCTGGTGCTCCCCCTAAGCAAG ACGGGCCGCATTGACAAGGCCTACCCGACAGTGTGTGGACACACGGGACCTGTCCTGGACATCGACTGGTGTCCCCACAATGACGAAGTCATCGCCAGCGGCTCGGAGGACTGCACGGTCATG GTGTGGCAGATCCCAGAGCACGGGCTGACCTCCCCGCTGACAGAGCCCGTGGTGGTGCTGGAGGGTCACACCAAGCGCGTGGGCATCATCACGTGGCACCCGACGGCCCGCAACGTGCTGCTCAGCGCAG GCTGCGACAACGTGGTGCTCATCTGGAACGTGGGCACTGCGGAGGAGCTGTACCGCCTGGACAGCCTGCACCCCGACCTCATCTACAACATCAGCTGGAACCGCAACGGCAGCCTCTTCTGCTCCGCGTGCAAGGACAAGAGCGTGCGCATCATTGACCCCCGCCGGGGGACCCTGGTGGCG GAGCGGGAGAAGGCTCACGAGGGGGCCCGGCCCATGCGAGCCATCTTCCTGGCGGACGGCAAGGTGTTCACCACAGGCTTCAGCCGCATGAGCGAGCGGCAGCTGGCGCTCTGGGACCCA GAGAACTTCGGGGAGCCCATGGCCCTGCAGGAGTTGGACTCTAGCAACGGGGCTCTGTTGCCCTTCTACGATCCTGACACCAACGTGGTCTATGTCTGCGGCAAG GGTGACTCCAGCATCCGGTACTTTGAGATCACAGACGAGTCCCCCTACATCCACTTCCTGAACACATTCACCAGCAAAGAGCCTCAGAGGGGCATGGGTAGCATGCCCAAGAGGGGCCTGGAGGTCAGCAAGTGCGAGATTGCCCG GTTCTACAAACTGCATGAGCGCAAGTGTGAGCCCATTGTCATGACTGTGCCAAGAAAG TCGGACCTCTTCCAGGATGATCTGTACCCCGACACGGCCGGGCCTGAGGCAGCCCTGGAGGCCGAGGAGTGGGTGAGCGGGCGGGACGCCAACCCCATCCTCATCTCCCTGCGGGAAGCCTACGTGCCCAGCAAACAGCGGGACCTGAAGGTCAACCGGCGCAACGTGCTGTCGGACAGCCGGCCGGCCTCGGCCCCTGGCTCCACCCGCCCCGCTGCCTCCACGTCTGCCGCTTCCACCAACATCGCTGCCCCCAGCGGCGGCGGCCTCTCCGGAGCCGGG GAGGCTAGGAAGCTGGAGGAGGTGATGCAGGAGCTGCGGGCCCTGAGAGCGCTGGTCAAGGAGCAGGGGGAGCGCATTGGCCGCCTGGAGGAGCAGCTGGGCCGCATGGAGAACGGAGACGCCTAG
- the PTPRCAP gene encoding protein tyrosine phosphatase receptor type C-associated protein: MDLPCALGLWTLLALPGVLGSGGTKDSEGSSLVTVILLLLLLLLLATGLALAWRRLSQDSGGYYHPARLGAQLWGRTRRLLWASPPGRWLRTRVELGSPDEDLERQDEQDMEDDYDLGGGRVEPASQEEGQPCGEGPSARQVPELAEEAHDDDDTEGGLGLGSQRLAGGSGGSAEALLSDLHAFAGSAAWDDSTRAAGGQGLHVTAL, from the exons ATG GACCTGCCCTGCGCCCTCGGGCTCTGGACACTGCTGGCCCTGCCGGGGGTCCTGGGCTCAGGTGGCACCAAGGACAGCGAGGGCTCCAGCTTGGTCACGGtcattctgctgctgctgctgctcctacTGCTGGCCACTGGCCTGGCACTGGCCTGGCGCCGCCTCAGCCAGGACTCCGGGGGCTACTACCACCCAGCCCGCCTGGGTGCCCAGCTGTGGGGCCGCACGCGCCGCCTGCTCTGGGCCAGCCCACCAGGCCGCTGGCTGCGCACCCGGGTGGAGCTGGGGTCGCCCGACGAGGACCTAGAGCGGCAGGATGAGCAGGACATGGAGGACGACTACGACCTGGGCGGTGGCCGGGTGGAACCCGCATCCCAGGAAGAGGGGCAGCCATGCGGAGAGGGGCCCAGCGCACGGCAGGTCCCAGAGCTGGCCGAGGAAGCACACGACGACGACGACACCGAagggggcctgggcctgggctcccAGAGGCTGGCGGGGGGCTCAGGTGGCAGTGCCGAGGCCCTGCTGAGCGACCTACACGCCTTTGCTGGCAGCGCGGCCTGGGACGACAGCACGAGGGCGGCTGGGGGCCAGGGCCTCCACGTCACCGCCCTGTAG
- the RPS6KB2 gene encoding ribosomal protein S6 kinase beta-2 has product MAAVFDLDLETEEGSEGEGEPEFSPADACPLAESRAAGLEPVGHYEEVELTETSVNPGPERIGPHCFELLRVLGKGNYGKVFQVRKVQGTNLGKIYAMKVLRKAKIVRNAKDTAHTRAERNILESVKHPFIVELAYAFQTGGKLYLILECLSGGELFTRLEREGIFLEDTACFYLSEITLALGHLHSQGIIYRDLKPENVMLSSQGHIKLTDFGLCKESIHEGTVTHTFCGTIEYMAPEILVRSGHNRAVDWWSLGALMYDMLTGSPPFTAENRKKTMDKIIRGKLVLPPYLTPDARDLVKKFLKRNPSQRIGGGPGDAADVQKHPFFRHINWEDLLARRVDPPFRPCLQSEEDVSQFDTHFTRQTPVDSPDDTALSESANQAFLGFTYVAPSVLDSIKEGFSFQPKLRSPRRLNSSPRTPVSPLKFSPFEGFRPSPGPPDPTEPPLPPLLPPPPPPPPSSTAPLPIRPPSGTKKSKRGRGRPGR; this is encoded by the exons ATGGCGGCGGTGTTTGACCTGGACCTGGAGACGGAGGAAGGCAGCGAGGGCGAAGGCGAGCCAGAGTTCAGCCCGGCG GATGCGTGTCCCCTTGCCGAGTCGAGGGCGGCTGGCCTGGA GCCTGTGGGACACTATGAGGAGGTGGAGCTGACAGAAACCAGTGTAAACCCGGGCCCTGAGCGCATTGGGCCCCACTGCTTTGAGCTGCTGCGCGTGCTGGGCAAGGGCAACTATGGCAAG GTGTTCCAGGTGAGAAAGGTGCAGGGCACCAACCTGGGCAAAATCTATGCCATGAAAGTCTTGAGGAAG GCCAAAATCGTGCGCAATGCCAAGGACACAGCCCACACCCGGGCTGAGCGGAACATTCTAGAGTCAGTGAAGCACCCCTTCATTGTCGAGCTGGCCTATGCCTTCCAGACTGGCGGCAAACTCTACCTCATCCTCGAGTGCCTTAGTG GCGGCGAGCTCTTCACGCGGCTGGAGCGAGAGGGCATCTTCCTGGAAGACACGGCCTG CTTCTACCTGTCAGAGATCACGCTGGCCCTGGGCCACCTCCACTCCCAAGGCATCATCTACCGGGACCTCAAACCTGAGAACGTCATGCTCAGCAGCCAGG GCCACATCAAGCTGACGGACTTCGGCCTCTGCAAGGAGTCTATCCACGAGGGCACGGTCACCCACACCTTCTGTGGCACCATCGAGTACAT GGCCCCTGAGATTCTGGTGCGCAGTGGCCACAACCGGGCGGTGGACTGGTGGAGCCTGGGGGCCCTGATGTACGACATGCTCACTGGATCG CCACCCTTCACTGCAGAGAACCGGAAGAAAACCATGGACAAGATCATCAGAGGGAAGCTGGTGCTGCCACCCTACCTCACCCCGGATGCCCGGGACCTTGTCAAAAAG TTTCTGAAGAGGAATCCCAGCCAACGGATTGGGGGTGGCCCAGGGGACGCCGCCGACGTGCAG AAACATCCCTTCTTCCGGCACATTAATTGGGAGGACCTCCTGGCCCGCCGCGTGGACCCCCCTTTCCGGCCCTGCCTG CAGTCGGAGGAGGACGTGAGCCAGTTTGACACCCACTTCACGAGGCAGACACCGGTGGACAGTCCAGATGACACGGCCCTCAGTGAGAGTGCCAACCAGGCCTTCCTG ggtTTCACGTACGTGGCGCCCTCCGTCCTGGACAGCATTAAGGAGGGCTTCTCCTTCCAGCCCAAGCTGCGCTCTCCCCGGCGCCTCAACAGCAGCCCCCGGACCCCTGTCAG CCCCCTGAAGTTCTCGCCCTTCGAGGGATTCCGGCCCAGCCCCGGCCCGCCAGATCCCACGGagccccctctgcctcctctcctgcccccgccgcctcccccgccgccctcaagcactgcccccctccccatccgACCCCCCTCAGGAACCAAGAAGTCCAAGAGGGGCCGCGGGCGCCCTGGGCGCTAG